DNA from Balaenoptera musculus isolate JJ_BM4_2016_0621 chromosome 4, mBalMus1.pri.v3, whole genome shotgun sequence:
TAAATCAAGAAAGCTTTTCTGAGTTTCCTGTCCTCTCATCCATTACTTCATTTGCATAATGTATACCCTGTGAGGCCGAACACATCTTagtggaggggggagagagagagaggttatgTGGCCTGGGGCAGATGAGGCTCTGGGTTCTCATATGTAAAAATTTCCCTTCCACCTTGCAATTACATTATCCAGAAAGTGGAAATTGTATCTTATTCTACTAAGCAGAAAAACTTTAATGctgtttttccaatttttattataaatgatgttTATGCTCagtagaatataattttatttattttttattgattctgATCTTTATACTTGATTTTAATAAACGTGCATTTAGAAATTTTTGTATCGCTTAAAGACTCTTCAAGCTAAAGTCTACAAACAATGTGTAACTGTTTAATACACCGAGTAAAATGTGTTACTGCAAAACTTACTCTGAGCATGTGATTGTTTAATCCACCAAGTAAAGTGTGTTATTACAAATTTTACTCTGGTGTCGGTGTTTTCCCTAACCTGATGCCATTAAACCAGGTGGTCCACCTATAAACCTTGCATCCTTTAGTAAATGAAATCGAGTCTTGGCCACTCCAGCCCTCCTCCTATTATTTGTCTGGAATCCGCCTGCTCACTCAATCACTCTTGAtcgggtggggtgggaaggagagagggaatatTTTCCCATCTCAGCCAAGGCCTCCCCTGCAGATGTGACCCCATCCTTTGAGAAACGGAAAGGCAGGGAGGTACGATGCTGAGAGATGACTGATCTCTTAGACGGGATGGGGCAGACGCATAAACTTCACTCCTTTCTTCGCTTTGTTTCTAGTGCCCAAACAGCTTTGGGCCTTGAGGCCTTGACCCTCACCCTGATTCATGCTTGCCTGTGGGACTTGCTGGCAGAAGTGAGTTTCCATGGCTTGCTGCTCAGCACTCCCTAGCCTAGGGCTTTCACTTGTCCTCTGGCTCTGCCGGCCACGTGATATTTCAGTGCACCACCTCCTGATCCAGATCATCCCTTGCAAGCCTTAAGGCCaaatcttcatttatttcttcacatatatTAAGTTACCACTGATGATTAACAATTTGTCTATAGTTTATTCGGCAGCTCATAATGTTAAAGAGAACATTGCTTCACCCTAAAGCTAGTAGCAAGATGACAGAAATCCCAAACATGACATCACATCCAGATATAACAATATATAAGATCACCTTTCCCTGTGGTTCCCTCTTAAGACTGAGGAAAGTTggacttccaaaaaaaaaaaaagaatttgtctaTAAAGCAAGACTGCTTGGATCCCAGTCCcagctctatcacttactagCAGTGTGGCCTGGGACAAATTTTCATGGTTTTGttccttggtttcctctttgTAAAATGGATATACTAAAAATACCCATTTCATAGGTTTGTTTGAgaggattatttaaaatattgtgaagtATTTAGGACATGCGTAGAAtgtagtaaacactcaataaatatcagcagTTCTTTCACTTATGTGTTAAGGAAAGTTCTTGGGTGCAAAAGGGAATTTTATATCTAGAGACCAAGTATGAACTTTGAGAGAGctttagtgttttttaaatttttcagttgaagtataattggtttacaatattgtgttagtttcaggtgtacagcaaagtgattcaattatatgtatatatttttcagattattttccattataggttattataagatagtaaatatagttccctatgctatatagtaaatccttgttgcttatgtattttatatatacctGATGATAGCAGCAGTCACATTTCAACTGATGGAGACTGGGgtagaaaatgaagggaaaaaagtaCTGATTAGCTCCAAACTATTTCTGGTTCCAGTTATGCAGCTGACCTAGGTCAATTGCCACTACACAATGGGTAGCAATTGTCCCTTTTTGGAACAAATCATATTctggttctttccatttttacttgTTATAAATAAATTCTTACAAATTGAACCCCATAGCAAAATGTCCCGCTCTCAGCAATATGTATTCTTTCCTAATGGACTGAACTGGGTGAGTGAGACTCTCCCATCCAACCTGTGCAAACTGACTCTGTGTTCTGGGTGAATCCAATgtcatccatactgttttcttgAGAAGAGATAATGTGATTTCCTAGTCAGCAGTTCTTAGTCTATCAAACCATAAGCCCATTTCAGAAAAACATCTGTCAGGTTTGCTTTTATTCCTATgaaaaaggcaattttttttttttttttttttttgggtaatgGAAAAACCTACTAATCTAGGAGAGAACATTCTGGGCTTTGcaacttactagctatgtgaccttggtaaaattaaataacctctctgagctatgatttcttcatctaaaaaatgGGGGAATTGTAAGAGATGACACCTGAGGGTCTCTGGCTCACCTATCTCTTTCCCTTGCACCTAGAAAAGTGCCTTggggacctactatatagcacagggaactctgctcaatgttatttggcagcctggatgggaggggagtctgggggagaatggatacatgtatatgtatggttgagtcgctttgctgtgcacctgaaactatcataacattgttaatcggctatactccaatataaaataaaaagtttaaaaaaaaaaaaaagaagaatgcctTGGACATAAAACATGCTTGATAACCGTTCAAAGAATTCGGATACGTAATAATGAGAAACTATGATCtgtcttttgcattttcatagAATATCAACTCCTAGCACATAAGTAGAGCTCAGTACatgtttattaaaaaggaaatgatttcCTTTTGCTAGTAATAAAGAGTTTCAGATAATGCAATTTGAATTGTGGATAATCTagagttaataatttttaaaccatattatttaaaatgaataaatagatataagaaaatcaatcattgtgatttGCCCTTTCCCAGTCTTCCCTGGAGAGCTCAGCCATGTGGTTTCTGATTCATTGCCTTCATAAAGGGATTTTTTCACACAGAGGAGTACCCCAAGTGAGCTTGAATATGAAGATCTCAGGACATGGCTTTTGACATGGAAACTGGTGAGGAAGTGAGGTCTCTGGTCACTCAGTGCTTTCAGAGTCAATAACACAAATGTCCAATCATGAAGGAAGATCTCACACCAGCAATACAAGGAAGAGACAGCATTTATGATGAACTATTTTCCTCCAGGAGACGAGGGACTCCTGTGGCATTGGTGAAAGCCATCTACTGTCCAGCCCAACCAGAAAACCTTAGAGCCCTCCAGGTGGACAGAACATAGCCTAGAGGGTTGTGAGTCGAATCACTGATTTGAAGGCTCTCTGGACACATGATTTTCTCTATAAATCTTGATTTGTTGATATGACATATGAAGGATCTGTTGATGTCAATCTGTTACACAAATATAGTTTCCCTAATGAGGACTTGTTTATTTGCAGATATAAATCAGGTAAAATCTATGAAGACCTCAGCACAAAACCATTAATCTTGCTGAAAAAAGAATACGTTGTGAATGCTCTGGAGAATGGAGCCTATCATATTCTGTGAGATTAGGACATTTTTGGAACAAACTTTCTGTGTATCCAACTGCTGCTCTTCATTCAAGGTCCAGCTTTCTGGTCAACCCCCTCCATAAAGCCTGTTCTCATCTCCCAGCTGAAAGTGAGTTTTCTCCCTTCTTAGAACTTGGTTTCTCTCTTAAGGCCCTGAGAAATTCTTCCTTCCATTACAGTCAGTTGgacttgtgtttcttttttttccttcttcgagtcttattgagatataattgacatataatattgtatttgtTTAAGGTGTACGACATAAtgacttgatatatgtatatattgtgaaatgattgccatggtaagtctagttaacatccatcacctcccatagttacaaaatttttttcttgtgataagaacttttaaaatctcctctcttagcaactttcaatatgcaatacagtattattaattacagCCACAATGCTGTACACAATCCCAGGAttcatttatcttataactggaaattttgaccaccttcaccccttttgcccaccaccacccccagcttctggcaaccaatctattctctgtatctgtgagttcagtttttttagattccacactaAATGAGATTGGGCTGTGCTTTCATTCCTTCACTAGACCAAGGAGCAGGAACTGCTGTGACCATCATTGTCTCCCGAGCTAAGCTGATTGCCTGCCAAAGTGATGTTCGATGTatagtaaatagtaaaaaaaaaaaaagaatgaagcattAATCTAATATTTCAGAATTCAATATCACCTTCTCTTTTAAATAACTCTACTTGATTCAACTTTAGGAACTAATTTATACAGAAGCCCTCTGGCTTAGTAGATGGAGTTAGGTCTGGAAGTTGGGAGATGCTTTTTACTGTTCATTTACTAAGGACCCTTGGGGGAAAAGACGTTacttatcatttctttcctggaATAGTAGAACTGAAAGGATCCATAAAGGTCATTTAGTCTATTTCCTGGGACACACAGAGGAAGAGGGACTTGTATAGGTTGGCACTATACATTAGTGGTCAAGTCAGAGCTGAAGGCTGCTTCCTGACCCTAATCTATGTGATACAAGTCAAAGTGGTGGTGACCTTGGTTGGGGGATTGGCTGGGAAGAGGTAGGAAGAAATTCTCTtaggtgatagaaatgttctctatcttgatcTGGATGGTGGTTGCTGGAAAGTATACACATGTAAAAATTCCCCAGTTCTACACCTAAGATTTACACATTTTACTAAGTACAACATTATActtcagaaaaaaggaaaaaactgaatgcAATATTTTAATGAAACTACCTAGTTCCTCatccattattttattctttctatttcttacatGTCTGcaatttttctgattacaaaataatacataGTAAAAATTCCAACATATCAGAAACGTAAAAACTTAGATAATGAATATCTTTCAAAATGCCATTCTCTAGAGaagaaatattgttaaaattttattattcctagggtgtattttcattttaaaaagcagctccTTTGAGAGTACAGAAGTACTAAGTGTTGCCCCCTGGCTCATAATCTCTAGGAAATAGTGGAGAAGTGGTGACAAGCTGCTATTGGAGGCTACACTGTCCCCTGGTTCTCAAGCTTCTTAAGCCCAGATCTCCTTTTGGTTCTGGACAAGTCTTGGTTTTCTCCATCATTTGTTCTTCCCTAAACAAACTTCAGAGTTTGGGGCTTGTTTACCTTTTCGGTGACTCCTCCGTTCTACCTTCCTTTTTGTGGCCATCTCTCCAACTGACATTAGAAAAGTATTACCATGTCACCAGTTCTTCCATTATTGAAGATCATAAAACAGGTTCATGTTACTGCTCTGTTTCAAAGATCTGTTGCTAAACACtacagaagaaggaacaaaaggtgtaacataagTAACCAACCAAGAACTGACAGTCTTAGGGAGCTGTGAACACAGGTCTCCCTTATAAGATACAGGTAGCAAGGTTTTAAATTTCTTCACACTCCCATTCACATTAGCAGAGGGTAAGCAGTTGATTTTGTCTCCTTTTAAATCCCACACGTTGGATAGGGAGCTAATGAGGATAGAAATTAGCTTGTCTGCTTGAACTTGGAACTTGCCAGcttgtcctttccttctcttcctctcctgacCATTTCGATCTGGAATAAAAATTGGTGGGTCCAAGCAGGGTAGGTGTTAGAGCTTAGAGCATCTGGTTGTGCTAGAAAGCTAAGGAAGTGCTCCAAGAATGATGGGGACACATCAGAAGGACACAGAGCATCGAAATAAGCAATGATAGTAAAGGATTATAAGCCACATTATGTACACATTGACTATGagtcaataaatgaataaactgaaagtgtgaggaagaagaggatatttacattatttcaagGTACCTTGAAATGCCtgttaattacaaaggggaaaagatcAGCTTTACAGTGGATCAGCTTTATAAGTCTGGCAGACTCTAACTAAGTGATCAAAGTGCACATCAACAGTAATGGAACAAATTGAAGATCATACGCGatgagaagaacacagcatcactcCTGTGATATTCCTGCCAGAGATGAATAACCTAGATCTAGTTGTGAGGAAACATCAGGAAACGTAAATTGAGGGATATTCTACCAAATAACTAAGCAGTAATCTTCAAAACTTCAAGGTCACAAAAGTGtttcaaatagaaataattaaagaGACGTGCATTGTGTGATTCCAAACTGCATCCTTTTGTTATAAAGGATAAAGGACATTATTGTGACAATTGGTGAAATTTGAGGAGGAAATGGTGGCAATTTATCAATGtgaatttcctgattttaatggtTGTGCTGTGGTCATGGGgaagaattttcttgttttttggaaATATGGCATATTAAgtattggtggggggggggttaaAAAAGTATGATGTCAGCAACATATTCTCAGATAGTTCAGAGGGGGAAAAGTTTTTGTATGATACTTGCAACTCTTCTGTTAAGTTTgagataatttcaaaattaaaaaaaaattctaatcgGATGCAATGATTTAAACAGTTCCTAGAGATAACGTTCTACTTTAAGGCAAAATACACTACCTGCCTTTCCCttgcttctgtttctctaagATTATCTGCTtgtgaatcattatgctgtatacctaaaTCTTACATAATATTGCAAATCAGCtatacctcagtttaaaaaaaaaaaaaaagattgggagtttgaggTGCTTGTGtgagtggagaaaaggggattATGTGACATCTTGATatggaggaaggcaggagaatCAGCAGATCCACATGGTTTCCTTGTACCATCTGCTGGTTCCTCTGGTTTCTGAGGCAATGTCTTTGTCACTGATTGCAGCTAATATCTACCATCAACTGGTATTTCTCTCTGGCCTTAGTTAATCTAGTGATGCTCCCTGCCTGCCTCTACCTTATCTTAGCTCTTACTCACATTTTACACCCTTCTGAGTCTCTATGCCCTCTCTCTGGCCCCCTGAAACAAGCAGTTCAGTCCAATTTTTACTGTGGAGTTTCCCCTCCCCTTGCTATATGGCCCTGGGACAAGTCATCTGCCTCAAAAAATCAGCCATTCTTGAGATTTCCTTCTAGGACGTAACGCAGGTCTACATCTATAGGAGCCCCTGGCCTCATGGGCTTCTTCAGATCATCTAAAAGTGCTTagtatttaaatagaaataatgtgGTATATTCTAAATGAGGATTTAGAGCTGCTTAGGGAAACTAAATATCATGGCCTTTCTCTATCTAATTGTGttgccaaatttatttatttatttatttatttttttgagattaaaaactatatttaatgCTTCCCTTGTACAACTATGAGCTCTTATTTTCACAAAGTACCTTCAGTAGTTTGTTCAAGAAtactgtttagaaaaaaaaaaaaagaatactgtttAGAATAGTGTAACAGTATTTATGCATATTGACTTAGAAGTAAAAGGCAGTAACTGCCACACATGATTTTAAATGGCCTCATTTCTTCTTTAGGAGTGATGACTGCCCATTATGATGACATCCATACACGTCCTGATGGAATTTTGTTTGCCTTTATTCCATCTTTTACATTGAGGATGAAGCTTACTAAATTGGAAGGCATGGTTGCTTAAATTATTGATGGGGCCAATTTTCCTCTCATGTCTTTCTGGACAAACATCACTAGTTTGGAATACGCTGGGTTCTCTGGCAGAGGTGAACACATATAGCTACAAGCATGGTTACAACCACGAATATAATTTGAAGATGGAGGATATGCTGGAAAATCCACACTAGTAGAACTGATAATGTCCATATTCCTTTCATAGTGTTTCAAATACACTAAGTCGATAAAGTCTCGGAGGGATATTGAGCCCATGGCAAAACTTTGTGTAATGGTATGACATATGAATGTGTCCGAATCAATTTTTTGTACCATGTTGTACATTTTCAATGATTTGTCCCATGTAATTCTGTTTTCAGGTTTGTAGAGGAAATCAGATAGTTTAGATGTTTATTCCGGAATTATTCCTTCAACACGATATAGATTTCCATGGAATTTTTTAGAAGCCTTGTTGGAAACAGTTATCTTTTTCTCAAAGGGGAATAAAAATGCACAAATAAATtagtgaagtcttaaccactttCCAGACTGATGTTTCTTGATAGTAACCTAAAATTTCTTGAGCAGTTTGTTGGGCAAGTGCCGTATAGTCCATCTACATTTCCTAGTAGATCTAGTCCagaattttaataactattaGGACTCTTCTCCAAATCCTTGTGGAGATCTCCATACCTTTCAAGCTGGTGATGTAACATCGGATGAGCTGGAACATATTCAGATGGAGAAATGGTCAAGGATATCTTCACCCATAGGGTCAGcggaaaataaacacaaaccaaGATTGAGATGGCATCTTTTTCTGATAAGTTGAAACTGGATTCTTCGCACCTCATATCCTGTCCCAGCCTCGTAGACAGGTTCACACATGTTGTTAAGTGGGTCTTTACATCTGTTTGTATAATCTCCCTCTTTCTGGGCTGCCTGACTGGGTCCCCAATCCGTACTGCATCACTGCCATTCTTCCCTGGGAATCAAGGTCCCCAAGGAGTTTGTTAAGTGCCATCCCTGGCCAAAATCCCTCCTCCAGTCCCGCGTCTGCTTTGAGGGTGAGGGGCCGGCTGGAAACCCAGGAAGGCCGGGCTCAGGGATGGGAAGGGGAAGGcgctgaagaggagggaaaaaagtggTCGGGGGATCTGCCCCTCCGGCCGAGTCGGTGTCTTATCCTGGGAGGGGGTGCTCTGAAAGCGGGGAGGCCGAGCGTGTTGGAAGGACTGGGGCTGTAGGACTGGCTCTCAGCGACCGAAACGGCAGCCGCCAGTGCCCCAGGTCCCCATCCCCGCCCCGTCCCCTGTCGAAGCCCCGGGAAACTGGCCGAAGGAACCTCAGCCTGTCATGCGCAGACCGGCCGCGCAGAGCCGTGACCGAGGTGGGGAGGGCGTGCGGGGTAGCGAGGCGGAGGTAGCCCAGAACCTCCCCACCCCAGAAAGGCCCGGAGGGAGAAACTACACTTCCCAGCAGGGAGAGCGACCTAACGgcccgccccaccccctgcccctgccccccgccccccgcccctcgcCCCCCGCCCCTCGCCCTGCTAGCCCCCAGCGCCCGAGTGCAACGCATCGCCAAGTTTATTTTGACATGGTCGGTATGCGGAATTCAGCCCACCAGGGGATCTCTTTCCAGAGTCTGAAATGGGAATGGACAATATTCGCTCTGCTCTCAGGCTTCACCGGAGATTAACTAATACATCTCCTCTCTGCAGGCTGCAGCCCACAGCTGAGAAGTCAGGACGCTTGGGTCTGCCCACTACACGCAACTGTCTTTGTGCCCTGTGTACCTTCCTGTCCCCACCATCCTTCTGGCCCAGGGAGAGCAGACTTTCCTCCAGATCACTTCCTCCTACCTTTCCATTCCCGCCACAAGGCGAGCCATTCTTGGTGGGCCAGTCTTTCATCCATACAAGACACACTCCCAGACTTAGTTGTTAGACCTTTGTCTTGGTATAGAGCTTAACTCCCTGCCTTAGGGCATTTAACTAAGGGCATTGATCTAAGATATTTAAAGCAGCAAAGGAAGGACACCAGGAGACCTAATTATCTTATATAATGTTTGTTATGACTCTGTTATTCCTGGGTGTAAAATTCTCTTTCCTAGGACTTATGGAAACCAGTGATCCTGCAAAAGCCCAGAGCCCAGGTTGGCTGTGGTGCAACGAACAAAATAGAGGACCTGTATTCTACTCCCTGTCCTGTCAATGAACCATCTATCTCCTGTAAGCTGGTTAACATCCCTGAGCTCTGGCTTTCCTACTGGTTAAATGGGAATGttaaagataaaaatctaaatttacaaaatcctttttttttaaaaaaaatctcttcattggagtataattgctttacaatggtgtgttagtttctgcttcataacaaagtgaatcagctatacatatatcccccaaAATACTTTTCTTGATAGTCTCTTATTAAAAGGGGTAATTAACTTGAATAGACATATAAGTGATGTAATATAATTCAGTAGAAAGAAAAGAGGTGGGTAATAGGAGGCTGGAGTCTAGTCCCCTCACTGTCATTAAGGAACTTTGGTACTTTAGACAATCActttctgggccttagtttcaACATGtgtcaaatgaaaataataatatccatCTGTGTCTATAAGGATAGAAAAGCACTAAGagatttaaatgaaatacatttttaaatgatttacgTGTTGCTATATAAATAGAACAGTATTAAATTTACCAGATTCTCTATAAAATCATTCTTAGAATCTATGCAGGGGAACGTTTTATCTGTTGAAGACAATTAAAAATAGGTCCATATAATACAGATTAAAGCCCTGGTGATAAACTCAGTCCTTTAATGAAGTCTGCTGCAGAGCAAAGAGTGTAAGAGCAGTATCCCAATTGACTGTTTAATGCCTGATTAAATACAAGATGGCCTGTGAAAGTAACAAGCAAACTATTCAGGCAGTGGGATAAGTTTTGAGAGACGGGGCAGTGGAAATAATCCctatagagaattttaaaaatactaaaaccaACAAAAAGTCAACCTACTTTTTTATTACTACCATGTGCTAGTGATTGTGAACCGTATCAGTGATCATATACCACCCCTTTCAGGATGGACCACAGCTCTGCCCagtccccccaccctgcccttgtTATAGCACTGTGTTCAGGAATAGAGCTAGAACTTCATTCCTGCAAGGACAATCTACAGGCTATAGGACACAACAtctctttatacacacacacacacacacacacacacacacccctcattTGGCAGTACCTGTTTGACCTTCCTGACCCAAGATCTAGAGGATCTTATAAGATTTGCAACAGAAGCTTGTCTACAAAAGTTGGGGCTCTGCCATGCTTACCAGCAGCCAAATTGGAAAGATCAAATCTGGGGAGGCCAATGTCTCCTGGAATGTGAAGAACTGGCTTTGACTGAAGATGAAATTTTATGAAACTCTTCTATGGCGGACCATCTTTATCAACTACTTGCTCTTGCTTcatattttagttttgaaatattttctctcattgcttCTCACTAAGAAACTATTCTTCTTGACTCCCCATAGTTAGCCAGCTAATGAATCATTTATAACTTGCCATTAACAGCCAAGTTCTAATATGTCTAGATATGATTTCTATGTGTTTTTCAGACACAGcttataggatttttttaaactgctctGGGGGTTCTTTTAAACCCTCAAAATCTGCACAATTCAAGTACAGAATCTCAATATAAGACTGAAAACTTTACTATAGAAAGTATTGATAATTAATAACTAGATGATTTAAAAAGTCTCTGTTGAAAGGAATCATATGTACTTGCAAACTTAATGGGAGTTTTcagtttatttccatttgttcACTTATTATGTCTATCTTCCTTGAAATCTATAAACCTAAATAGAAGAGTTGTTTTAAGCATTTGTTTGCTAATTTCAACCGCTCAAGTCATCTCTGGGTCTGTTCCTATTGACTACTACTCACTTCCCCCTGTTATGGGCGACATCTTTTTGGCTTTTTCAAGATAACTacctagtaatttttaaattatatgctaGACATTGGAAATGCTGCATTTTTAAGAGTCTGGTTGTTTTTCTTCCAGGAAggagtgttgaatttttttacGGCAGGAATAATTGACCGCCAGATCAGCGGGATACCTTGGAggcttgtttttaagctttgttagatGGGGTCTAGCGCAGCCCTTAGTGGAGAGCCTGGTCCCACTGGCTCCCAGGGCGAAAGCCCGCAGTGTTCAACCAAGTCTCTTCACTCGGGATGGTCATGCTCTGTGGGAAGTCCAAAACCACCCGTGAGCTCACAGAACCCCCATAGCTGTTTTCTGCCAGTCTCACTGAGCTGCGCTGTGTGTAAGAATTGTATTTGGACGAAGATAAGAGGACCAATAGGTGGATTTCTCGAGTTCCTTCTCTGTGTGACTCCCTGCTCCTGGTACCCTGGCCCACAAGTCCCAGCTGCCTCAGCATCCCTACTCAGATCTCTGCTCTTCAGTCAGCTCAGTGAAACTGCTTgggcttcccctccccttcccagacAGTGCCCCAGGCTAAAGGCCATCCATCCATCAAGGGCTCACTTAatgactttttcttctcttaggaGTCAGATTCTTGAGCTGCCTGTTatccaatgtctgaaaacagttACTTCATGTTTTATGTctgcttttgtgtttgtttaaagCACAAGTCTAGACCTGACAGTATCAGAAGCAAAGACTAGTTTGCTTGCTTTTACTTCTCGGTTTTCAATgtagtcataatttttaaaatacttcttattgatcttttaaaaagtattatctgGGGCAtgattttccaaaatgtgttccatgaaaaattaaaaggactCTGTATTAAAATAGCTTGGAAAATGCATTTGTCTTGACAGCAGGACACCTCAGAGCCATAAAAAGCTAATATAGATTGTAAATTTTCAAGGGACTATATTACTTgcatttttcaaattcatttgacCACAGTATCTGTTTTTAACAGATTGTCTTATGGGAGTACGAGGCAATGGACCACTTTTTGGGTACTGCTGCTCTGTGGctgctatttattaattttattaaaaatttatacacCTAATTAAAAGGCAAGTATGGTTATAACTatcttctaaattaatttttagatggaaaataagcttagcttcttcttcctctctctaatCCGCTTCCAGCCAAAATTATTCCAGGAAGTCCTCAAGAAATCTATGGagatacatgtgtacatatacgTAGATTCCCAATGGTTAAGTTTGCAGTTGGGCCCTTTCAATATTTTATGTATCATGAAAAAAGgagagttttaaaattagaagtgTAATTTTACATTATGAAAACATGGGTttcattttgacatttttttttctaaaagaaaaaggcctttttttttagatactttatgtcagttatttttcatttggtgAAGTTATTGTCTTATTGTGCTGTTTGATAAACGAGGTATCACTAAAGATGTGAGAATGACGAAccttcagcagcagcagcagcagctgttgGATCTCTTCTTTatcattaataattaaattattttaagtatttttacagCTCACACAAAGATCTGGGCACAGCTGGTCTGGTTGGGGAGCAACTCTAGGAATTCCTACCACAAGTCTAGGAATTATATGGAAACAGCAGAGGAAACAGACACGAGCACGA
Protein-coding regions in this window:
- the LOC118893996 gene encoding LOW QUALITY PROTEIN: stAR-related lipid transfer protein 6-like (The sequence of the model RefSeq protein was modified relative to this genomic sequence to represent the inferred CDS: substituted 1 base at 1 genomic stop codon), producing MDYTALAQQTAQEILGYYQETSVWKVVKTSDTFICHTITQSFAMGSISLRDFIDLVYLKHYERNMDIISSTSVDFPAYPPSSNYIRGCNHACSYMCSPLPENPAYSKLVMFVQKDMRGKLAPSIIXATMPSNLVSFILNVKDGIKANKIPSGRVWMSS